Within the Gloeomargarita sp. SKYB120 genome, the region CAAGTCGGCTCCGACGTAGGGCGCTAGGTCAATTTTGTTGATCACCAGCAGGTCGGATTTGGTGATGCCAGGGCCACCCTTGCGGGGAATCTTGTCGCCGGCGGCCACGTCAATGACGAAGATAGTAATGTCCACCAGTTCAGGGCTAAAGGTGGCCGAGAGATTGTCGCCGCCACTTTCGACCAGCAACAGTTCGAGGTCGGGAAACTGTTGTTCTAGGGCTTGGATCGCCGCCAGATTGATAGACACATCATCCCGGATGGCAGTGTGGGGGCAACCACCAGTCTCGACGCCGACAATCCGGTCAGGGCTGAGAGCTTGGGCGCGGGTCAGGATGAGAGCGTCTTCCTTGGTGTAAATGTCATTGGTCACCACGGCAATGCTGTACTTATCCCGTAGCGATTTGCAAAGCGCTTCCGCTAGGGCGGTTTTTCCTGACCCTACCGGTCCAGCAATGCCGACGTGTAAGACCGCCATTTCTGCTACTCCTAACCCCTATAATGCGATTGTAAAGATGGCCTAAAGGACGA harbors:
- the ureG gene encoding urease accessory protein UreG, which translates into the protein MAVLHVGIAGPVGSGKTALAEALCKSLRDKYSIAVVTNDIYTKEDALILTRAQALSPDRIVGVETGGCPHTAIRDDVSINLAAIQALEQQFPDLELLLVESGGDNLSATFSPELVDITIFVIDVAAGDKIPRKGGPGITKSDLLVINKIDLAPYVGADLGVMERDARKMRGNKPFVFTNLKTGAGLSQVIDFLSPFLPQKIVPV